A stretch of Pyrenophora tritici-repentis strain M4 chromosome 7, whole genome shotgun sequence DNA encodes these proteins:
- a CDS encoding Protamine-P1 domain containing protein — MADVQFTIYASWTKNDNTEITEISAFGGVSSDEDDEPNDLFGDDHGSVEGHICIQGDSFIEAFGRLPVLYVRSDGTTTNVDEHDDCYTIFFKCIEDLCNKTFELRFFFDIIE, encoded by the exons ATGGCCGACGTACAATTCACCATATACGCCTCATGGACGAAGAACGACAACACTGAAATAACGGAGATCTCCGCCTTCGGTGGCGTCTCATCCGACGAGGATGACGAACCTAACGATCTCTTTGGTGATGACCACGGCAGCGTCGAGGGTCACATCTGTATTCAGGGCGACTCG TTCATAGAGGCCTTTGGCAGACTCCCCGTTCTTTATGTTCGCTCTGATGGTACCACTACCAACGTCGACGAGCACGATGACTGTTACACTATCTTCTTCAAATGCATTGAGGATCTCTGCAACAAGACTTTTGAGCTGAGATTCTTCTTCGATATAATTGAGTAA
- a CDS encoding Hsp70 family protein encodes MLSNRLVIGLDYGTTYTGVAFCETSDTGVVGKDILVIKDWPSRHTKIGTKEKVPSEIALIDRAQWGSLIPPNVQRHMWTKLLLNNGKPGEVAHIIKELSLYDNRAPSNQPVNIIAEFLAHVKAHLIKNLDIQYGKGLWRTLPITLVVTVPAVWSDSAKNSTLQAVNKAGFNDTELPQLKRTILTTEPEAAAIYTIQSLRGGVQDEQFAVGDGFIVCDMGGGTVDLISYRVVDLNPTTLEEATIGSGDQCGGSFVERGFLEWLERRLGTADFMLIAGDRSENLPRTSLSPKLSRMVQDFVLEAKSGFSGVETNFLRLPIPLSSVEDDEARGIQDGEIMITANDMKKMFEFPLRRTYELLLGQIQQARRTGNVQLKSIFMVGGFAESPYIYEKVKAYAEAHGLQTIRPSYAWSAIVRGAAAKGLESDGRAPIKNRKCRRHYGTDFYVPFVSGRHREADSFISQHDGFKKAANQMEWMLKKGQDLAAVSESHATLTLHQHFWPGDNRSASCDLLATDADKPSYRSKDKASRYAFDFVYKVATLNVDLNGVPQNLFQRHLSLSDGHYYTLHFKVEMSIQSSLEFSLLVNGVRYGAVTATYA; translated from the exons ATGCTCAGCAATCGCTTAGTGATCGGCCTGGATTACGGCACTACGTATACAG GCGTCGCGTTCTGCGAGACCTCCGACACTGGTGTAGTCGGCAAAGACATCCTGGTCATCAAGGACTGGCCCTCTCGTCACACCAAGATTGGTACGAAAGAGAAGGTTCCGAGTGAGATCGCACTGATCGACCGCGCTCAATGGGGTTCGTTGATTCCGCCGAACGTTCAGCGACATATGTGGACCAAGCTCTTGCTTAATAACGGAAAGCCTGGCGAGGTGGCCCATATCATCAAGGAGCTCTCTCTCTATGATAACCGAGCCCCTTCCAACCAGCCAGTTAACATCATCGCGGAGTTTCTTGCTCACGTTAAGGCTCATCTCATTAAGAACTTGGACATCCAGTACGGCAAAGGCCTCTGGCGAACACTGCCGATTACCTTAGTTGTCACTGTTCCTGCAGTCTGGTCAGACTCTGCGAAAAACTCCACGCTTCAGGCTGTCAACAAGGCTGGCTTCAACGACACCGAGCTCCCTCAACTGAAGCGCACCATCCTCACGACGGAACCCGAAGCCGCGGCTATCTATACCATTCAATCACTTCGCGGAGGCGTTCAAGATGAGCAGTTTGCTGTGGGCGATGGCTTCATTGTCTGTGATATGGGTGGAGGCACAGTGGATTT GATCTCGTACCGGGTTGTCGATTTGAATCCAACCACTTTGGAAGAAGCTACCATCGGAAGTGGCGACCAATGTGGCGGCAGCTTTGTGGAGCGAGGCTTTCTCGAGTGGCTAGAACGCCGTCTGGGAACTGCTGACTTTATGTTGATCGCTGGCGACAGGAGCGAGAATCTACCTCGCACTTCGCTGTCGCCAAAACTGAGCCGCATGGTCCAGGACTTTGTTCTCGAGGCTAAGAGTGGTTTCTCTGGTGTCGAGACCAACTTTCTACGTCTTCCAATTCCTTTGAGCTCAGTTGAGGACGACGAAGCTCGAGGTATCCAGGATGGCGAGATCATGATCACTGC GAATGACATGAAGAAGATGTTCGAGTTTCCGCTTCGTCGCACATACGAGCTCTTACTTGGACAAATACAGCAAGCACGCCGCACCGGTAACGTACAACTGAAA TCTATCTTCATGGTTGGAGGATTTGCTGAATCGCCCTACATTTACGAGAAGGTGAAGGCGTACGCAGAAGCCCATGGTCTACAAACAATCCGACCTTCTTATGC CTGGTCTGCTATAGTTCGTGGTGCAGCCGCGAAGGGTCTTGAAAGCGATGGCCGTGCTCCGATCAAGAATCGCAAGTGTCGTAGACACTACGGTACTGACTTCTACGTCCCCTTCGTCTCGGGCAGACACAGGGAAGCCGACTCATTTATTTCTCAACATGACGGTTTCAAAAAGGCTGCAAATCAGATGGAATGGATGCTGAAGAAGGGCCAAGACCTTGCTGCTGTGTCGGAGTCGCATGCTACACTGACCCTGCATCAGCACTTCTGGCCGGGTGACAACCGTTCGGCGAGTTGTGATCTTCTAGCCACGGATGCTGATAAACCGTCTTACCGGTCTAAGGACAAGGCAAGTCGATATGCCTTCGAT TTCGTCTACAAGGTCGCTACCTTGAACGTTGACTTGAATGGAGTTCCCCAGAATCTGTTCCAACGACATTTAAGCCTATCAGACGGTCATTACTATACACTACACTTCAAAGTTGAGATGTCTATCCAGTCCTCTCTGGAGTTCTCTCTCTTGGTCAACGGCGTTCGGTACGGAGCTGTCACTGCGACCTATGCCTAG